In Halapricum desulfuricans, a single window of DNA contains:
- a CDS encoding MinD/ParA family ATP-binding protein, with translation MILAVCGGKGGVGKSTVSLNLARELDAVVVDADLTTPDLPWGRGPDLHDVLAGRASPVDAVERVGTVDVLPCGRTLAGARAADLERIADIVGPLDRRYGRVILDCPAGMGADVGSQLFSADGAVLVTVPTRAGLSSALRTRQLARALETPVVSAVLNKSAGDEVIANRLERAIGAPTVTIERHGDAARAQRTWQPVRDAYPDSPVVEAFETVAETITDAERELKSRRVSVRSP, from the coding sequence ATGATTCTGGCCGTGTGTGGCGGCAAGGGTGGCGTCGGGAAGTCGACAGTGTCGCTGAACCTCGCCCGCGAACTCGACGCCGTCGTCGTCGACGCTGATCTCACGACGCCGGACCTGCCGTGGGGACGCGGGCCGGACCTCCACGACGTGCTCGCCGGGCGCGCGTCGCCGGTCGATGCTGTCGAACGAGTCGGCACTGTCGACGTGCTCCCCTGCGGTCGGACGCTCGCGGGGGCGCGGGCCGCCGATCTGGAGCGGATCGCCGACATCGTCGGTCCGCTCGACCGCCGGTACGGACGGGTGATTCTGGACTGTCCCGCTGGCATGGGCGCAGACGTCGGCTCTCAGCTGTTCAGTGCCGACGGCGCTGTCTTGGTGACTGTGCCGACGCGTGCGGGACTGTCGAGTGCGCTCCGGACTCGCCAGCTGGCGCGGGCACTCGAGACGCCGGTCGTCTCGGCCGTGCTCAACAAGTCGGCCGGTGACGAGGTGATCGCCAACCGGCTCGAACGGGCGATCGGCGCACCGACGGTCACGATCGAACGTCACGGCGACGCCGCCCGAGCCCAGCGCACGTGGCAGCCGGTGCGTGACGCCTATCCTGACAGTCCGGTTGTCGAGGCGTTCGAGACCGTCGCGGAGACGATAACTGACGCCGAACGGGAACTCAAAAGTCGTCGGGTGTCCGTCCGATCCCCGTGA
- a CDS encoding DUF7857 domain-containing protein — MVSIESDASRRDGVTLVSVRVSNTRRTPQRVTLRSALEGPIWPPRTGVVDTPDWDDDTWTGTILPGRTRGVGFASPVALPDVPGHRPVEVTATRRVGVDETDPEAVVAKLGGWEPPAELFGEES, encoded by the coding sequence ATGGTCTCGATCGAGTCGGACGCCAGCAGGCGCGACGGCGTGACCCTCGTTTCGGTTCGAGTGTCGAACACTCGGCGAACGCCCCAGCGAGTCACTCTCCGGAGCGCGCTCGAGGGGCCGATCTGGCCGCCACGGACCGGCGTCGTCGATACGCCGGATTGGGACGACGACACCTGGACAGGGACGATCCTGCCGGGACGGACACGCGGCGTCGGCTTCGCGAGTCCAGTTGCGCTCCCCGACGTTCCGGGGCACAGGCCGGTCGAAGTCACAGCGACACGGCGCGTAGGTGTCGACGAAACTGACCCGGAGGCCGTCGTCGCGAAACTGGGCGGGTGGGAACCGCCGGCGGAGCTGTTCGGCGAGGAGTCATGA
- a CDS encoding DUF7521 family protein, with product MADLTIWAAQGVLMLLRLTLFGLSLGLTVISFQAYRSQRTERLQYAFIGFAFISMGVAVSNVVTQIGWMTETVELVRIFFQASETIPFIVGFAMLYLSLYR from the coding sequence ATGGCGGATCTCACCATCTGGGCTGCGCAGGGCGTACTGATGCTTCTCCGTCTCACGCTGTTCGGTCTGTCGCTGGGGCTGACGGTCATCAGCTTTCAGGCCTACCGGTCACAGAGGACCGAGCGACTCCAGTACGCCTTTATCGGGTTCGCGTTCATCAGCATGGGCGTGGCCGTCAGCAACGTCGTCACCCAGATCGGCTGGATGACCGAAACGGTCGAACTCGTCCGGATTTTCTTCCAGGCGTCCGAGACGATCCCCTTCATCGTCGGGTTCGCGATGCTGTATCTCTCGCTGTATCGGTGA
- a CDS encoding ArsR/SmtB family transcription factor produces MPEDDRSIEEILDTIGDQHARRLLAAVSREPKSAKELSEECDLSLPTVYRRIEMLEEYDLISDRTLVAEDGNHYKVFESNFESTVISLEDDQYQVRIYRTENLPDRFSQLWDELGAE; encoded by the coding sequence GTGCCAGAGGACGACCGAAGCATCGAGGAGATTCTGGATACGATCGGGGACCAGCACGCTCGGCGCCTCCTCGCGGCTGTCAGCCGCGAGCCGAAGTCCGCGAAGGAACTCAGCGAGGAGTGTGACCTCTCGCTACCGACGGTATATCGCCGCATCGAGATGCTCGAGGAGTACGATCTGATCTCCGATCGGACGCTGGTCGCCGAGGACGGCAACCACTACAAGGTCTTCGAGTCGAACTTCGAGAGTACCGTGATCTCGCTGGAAGACGATCAGTATCAGGTGCGGATCTACCGCACCGAGAACCTGCCCGACCGGTTCAGCCAGCTCTGGGACGAACTCGGCGCGGAGTGA
- a CDS encoding excinuclease ABC subunit C encodes MDAEAVRERAGDLPTEPGVYRFLGGDSEDATVLYVGKAVDLRDRVRSYADPRGERIRQMVDRAGTIDTVVTDTETQALLLEANLIKRHQPRYNVRLKDDKSYPLVQLTDHPVPRIEITRDPDENATVYGPFTDKGRLETVLKAVRETYGLRGCSDHKYADRDRPCLDYEMGLCTAPCTGEISEADYRADCETVQRFFEGETGVVADPIRREMNEAAQQEAFERAANLRDRLKAVESLHAESSDAVATATGEQRTVDVLGVTVEGERATVARLQSVDGSLVERERHRLNYPEGEGAGAVLGAFVAQYYAERDLPDALLLSDRPDDAELRSWLDREGVDLRVPGAGREATLVDLALKNARRRGGDRDETAALADALGLDRAERIEGFDVSHAQGRSAVGSDVTFVDGSPEKAAYRRKRLPDRNDDYANMRSLVRWRAERAIEGRDDRADPDLLLIDGGEGQLGAARDALAETGWDVPAVALAKSEELVVTPEGVEHWPDDAPQLHLLQRVRDEAHRFAVQYHQTLRDDVSTPLDEVPGVGPETRKRLLGQFGSVEAIRDASLEELQSVEGVGEVTAESIERALSAVRSN; translated from the coding sequence ATGGACGCCGAGGCGGTGCGCGAGCGGGCGGGCGATCTCCCGACGGAACCGGGCGTGTACCGGTTTCTCGGCGGGGACAGCGAGGACGCGACAGTCCTGTACGTCGGCAAGGCGGTCGACCTGCGCGATCGAGTGCGCTCCTACGCCGATCCCCGCGGCGAGCGCATCCGGCAGATGGTCGACCGTGCGGGAACGATCGACACCGTCGTCACCGACACCGAGACCCAGGCGCTGTTGCTTGAGGCGAACCTGATCAAGCGCCACCAGCCCCGCTACAACGTCCGGCTGAAAGACGACAAGTCCTACCCGCTCGTCCAGTTGACCGACCATCCCGTCCCGCGGATCGAGATTACCCGCGATCCGGACGAGAACGCGACCGTCTACGGCCCGTTTACCGATAAGGGCCGTCTCGAGACCGTCCTCAAAGCCGTCCGGGAAACCTACGGGCTTCGCGGGTGTTCCGATCACAAGTACGCCGACCGCGACCGACCGTGTCTGGACTACGAGATGGGGCTGTGCACCGCGCCGTGTACCGGCGAGATCAGCGAGGCCGACTACCGTGCCGACTGCGAGACCGTACAGCGCTTTTTCGAGGGCGAGACCGGCGTCGTCGCGGACCCGATCCGCCGGGAGATGAACGAGGCCGCCCAGCAAGAGGCCTTCGAGCGGGCCGCGAACCTCCGGGACCGCCTGAAAGCCGTCGAGTCGCTCCACGCCGAGAGCAGCGACGCCGTCGCGACGGCGACCGGCGAACAGCGCACTGTCGACGTGCTCGGCGTCACCGTCGAGGGCGAGCGGGCGACGGTCGCGCGCTTACAGAGCGTCGACGGGTCGCTGGTCGAGCGCGAGCGCCACCGCCTGAACTACCCAGAGGGCGAGGGCGCGGGCGCAGTGCTGGGCGCGTTCGTCGCCCAGTACTACGCCGAGCGCGATCTCCCGGACGCCCTGCTGTTGTCAGACCGACCCGACGACGCGGAGTTGCGCTCGTGGCTCGATCGGGAGGGCGTCGATCTCCGGGTTCCCGGCGCGGGCCGGGAAGCGACGCTGGTCGATCTGGCGCTGAAAAACGCCCGGAGACGCGGCGGCGACCGCGATGAGACGGCCGCGCTGGCCGACGCGCTCGGGCTCGACCGGGCCGAGCGCATCGAGGGCTTCGACGTGAGCCACGCGCAGGGCCGATCGGCGGTCGGCAGCGACGTCACCTTCGTCGACGGCAGTCCCGAGAAGGCCGCGTACCGACGGAAGAGACTCCCCGATCGAAACGACGATTACGCCAACATGCGGTCGCTGGTGCGCTGGCGGGCCGAACGCGCGATCGAGGGCCGCGACGATCGGGCCGATCCGGACCTGCTGTTGATCGACGGCGGCGAGGGCCAACTCGGCGCGGCGCGCGACGCGCTGGCGGAAACCGGCTGGGACGTGCCGGCGGTCGCGCTGGCCAAGTCCGAGGAACTGGTCGTCACGCCCGAGGGCGTCGAGCACTGGCCCGACGACGCGCCGCAGCTGCACCTGCTCCAGCGGGTGCGCGACGAGGCCCATCGCTTCGCCGTCCAGTACCACCAGACGCTGAGAGACGACGTCTCGACCCCGCTAGACGAGGTACCCGGCGTCGGCCCGGAGACGCGCAAGCGACTGCTGGGACAGTTCGGCAGCGTCGAGGCGATCCGGGACGCCTCGCTCGAGGAGTTGCAGTCCGTCGAGGGCGTCGGCGAGGTGACGGCCGAGTCGATAGAGCGTGCGCTGTCGGCGGTCAGATCGAACTGA
- a CDS encoding site-2 protease family protein: MVSTLTLVIAGVLLYTVVAMGLRQRGVLPEFVHVSGPLTTIHTQRGKRFLDRLARHERFWRAWGNLGLGMALVFLIGLFLVVLLSAYQSLLQPAASAIQEPQNALVIPGVNEFLPLSAAPEIVFGLLVGLVVHEGGHGLLCRVEDIDIESMGIALLTVVPLGAFVEPDEEDRKRAGRGAQSRMFAAGVTNNFAITVIAFALLFGPVTGSIVVASGVPVGGSMQDSPARVAGIDGGDRIVSIAGVDVDSSADVDAVLANHTEQNVTVTTGSGESVPVSRSALVTRALAGGPFAIDAGATIAAVNGTTVDTEAEFAAAVADRPTARLTTADGSDVTGPIGAYASAVDEGGPLADAGAPAGESIVVTRVDGTRTPDAEAMQDVLAELDPGTTVSVEASVDGSVDQYNVTLDENPRTDGALVGVLGVQPGYSGLVIDDFGIQVYPAESYLAALSGDGALGGIGQGSLATVAVTLLVLPFAAVASPSLGFNFAGFLDPITSFYVVQGPLEPLGGGVFLLANLLFWTGWINFNLGLFNCIPAFPLDGGHLLRSSTEAILARTPLNHRRHVRTVTISIGLIMGVSLILMLFGPQLLS; the protein is encoded by the coding sequence ATGGTTTCGACGCTGACGCTGGTGATCGCGGGGGTGTTGCTCTACACTGTCGTCGCGATGGGGCTTCGACAGCGCGGGGTGCTCCCCGAGTTCGTCCACGTTTCCGGCCCGCTGACGACGATTCACACGCAGCGCGGCAAGCGGTTTCTCGATCGGCTGGCCCGACACGAGCGGTTCTGGCGCGCCTGGGGTAACCTCGGACTCGGGATGGCGCTGGTGTTTCTCATCGGGCTGTTTCTGGTCGTCCTGCTGTCGGCCTATCAGAGCCTGCTCCAGCCGGCGGCCTCGGCGATCCAGGAGCCACAGAACGCGCTGGTCATCCCCGGTGTCAACGAGTTCCTGCCGCTGTCTGCCGCCCCCGAGATCGTCTTCGGGCTGCTCGTCGGGCTGGTCGTCCACGAGGGCGGGCACGGCCTGCTCTGTCGGGTCGAAGACATCGACATCGAGTCGATGGGGATCGCCCTGCTGACGGTCGTCCCGCTCGGCGCGTTCGTCGAACCCGACGAGGAGGACCGCAAACGGGCCGGCCGCGGCGCACAGAGCCGGATGTTCGCCGCCGGCGTCACGAACAACTTCGCGATCACCGTGATCGCGTTTGCCCTGCTGTTCGGGCCGGTGACAGGGTCGATCGTGGTCGCGAGCGGCGTCCCGGTCGGCGGCTCCATGCAGGATTCACCGGCGCGCGTGGCCGGGATCGACGGGGGCGATCGGATCGTCTCGATCGCCGGGGTCGACGTCGATTCGTCCGCCGACGTCGACGCCGTGCTGGCCAATCACACCGAACAGAACGTGACGGTGACGACCGGTTCCGGGGAGTCGGTGCCAGTCAGTCGCTCGGCGCTGGTGACCCGCGCGCTCGCGGGCGGGCCGTTCGCGATCGACGCCGGGGCGACGATCGCCGCCGTCAACGGCACGACCGTCGATACCGAAGCCGAGTTCGCCGCCGCCGTGGCCGACCGGCCGACTGCGCGGCTCACGACCGCCGACGGATCGGACGTGACCGGCCCGATCGGTGCCTACGCCAGCGCGGTCGACGAGGGCGGCCCGCTGGCCGATGCCGGTGCACCTGCCGGCGAATCGATCGTCGTGACCCGCGTCGACGGGACGCGCACCCCCGACGCCGAGGCGATGCAGGACGTGCTCGCCGAGCTCGACCCCGGGACGACCGTCTCGGTCGAGGCGTCCGTCGACGGATCGGTCGACCAGTACAACGTCACGCTGGACGAAAACCCCCGTACCGACGGCGCGCTCGTCGGCGTTCTGGGCGTCCAACCCGGATACAGCGGGCTCGTGATCGACGACTTCGGGATCCAGGTCTACCCCGCCGAGTCGTATCTCGCGGCCCTGTCCGGTGACGGCGCGCTCGGCGGGATCGGTCAGGGCTCGCTTGCGACCGTCGCCGTGACGCTGCTGGTATTGCCCTTTGCGGCCGTCGCGTCACCGTCGCTGGGCTTTAACTTCGCCGGCTTCCTCGATCCGATCACGAGTTTCTACGTCGTGCAGGGACCGCTCGAACCGCTCGGCGGCGGCGTGTTCCTGCTCGCGAATCTGCTGTTCTGGACCGGCTGGATCAACTTCAACCTCGGGCTGTTCAACTGCATCCCGGCGTTCCCGCTTGACGGCGGGCACCTCCTGCGGTCAAGCACCGAGGCGATCCTCGCGCGGACGCCGCTGAACCATCGTCGGCACGTCCGGACAGTCACGATCTCGATCGGACTGATCATGGGTGTCAGCCTGATCCTGATGCTGTTCGGCCCACAACTCCTTTCCTGA
- a CDS encoding heme-binding protein — protein sequence MTTERRDAPPTAEGWYVLHDVRTIDWAGWAEAAQRTRDRAIEEGIEFLQSVTAVEDADAGDSMVVSMLGHKGDLMIVHMRPTLADIDELERRFERTPLASFTERDRSFVSVTEASGYSERGREFIEGDLDDDSGLARYMRSRLYPEIPEKEHVCFYPMDKRRDPEYNWYDLPFEERAEHMDAHGDIGREYAGRVTQMITGAIGMDDWEWGVTLYADDMTDVKDLLYEMRFDPSSSKFAEFGPFWIGRRFDPADLDALLAGELLSTPWEDAAGDHSGHGRPPATPEDAAEGHGENGHPHEDSEHSHGDDESDDHPDGDETDEHPSTGGGRPATTDSWSEAIAEIDDVTARLATAGLHEGEDYTGEAYALVFETDRDAADLADEVEGLASNFDHYDTHVTTAVRASGGHTYLVSLWATEDAAQTASGFLTDLDGIDTGARGWAGEPRGETGDGASGPAGTDEDTDIRSQLANQGIYAGQPHGEDVYALVVYSEADLDRLRSAVEDLRASFDGDDHVKTAVYDDPDDEVAAVVSLWADEAAAQHASGDLESVPGVVRKAGEGEGFGTMGMFYTVKPDYREAFVETFGTVGEQLATMDGHRETALLVNDDDENDMFIASRWDDREDAMAFFRSDDFRETVQWGREILADTPRHVFLA from the coding sequence ATGACTACAGAGCGACGGGACGCGCCCCCCACGGCGGAAGGGTGGTATGTGCTGCACGACGTTCGGACGATCGACTGGGCCGGCTGGGCGGAGGCCGCCCAGCGCACGCGCGACCGGGCCATCGAGGAGGGTATCGAGTTTCTCCAGTCGGTCACGGCCGTCGAAGACGCCGACGCGGGCGACTCGATGGTCGTCTCGATGCTGGGACACAAGGGCGATCTCATGATCGTCCACATGCGACCGACACTCGCGGATATCGACGAACTGGAGCGTCGGTTCGAGCGCACGCCACTGGCGTCGTTCACCGAACGGGATCGGTCCTTTGTCTCCGTGACCGAGGCCTCTGGCTACTCCGAGCGCGGCCGGGAGTTCATCGAGGGCGATCTCGACGATGACTCGGGGCTGGCAAGATATATGCGCTCGCGGCTGTATCCCGAGATTCCCGAGAAAGAACACGTCTGTTTCTACCCGATGGACAAGCGACGCGATCCCGAGTACAACTGGTACGATCTGCCATTCGAAGAGCGGGCCGAGCATATGGACGCTCACGGCGACATCGGCCGCGAGTACGCCGGGAGGGTGACCCAGATGATAACCGGCGCGATCGGCATGGACGACTGGGAGTGGGGCGTCACGCTGTACGCCGACGACATGACCGACGTGAAGGACCTGCTCTACGAGATGCGATTCGACCCCTCCTCCTCGAAGTTCGCCGAGTTCGGCCCCTTCTGGATCGGCCGGCGCTTTGACCCCGCCGATCTGGACGCCCTGCTGGCCGGCGAGCTGCTCTCGACCCCGTGGGAAGACGCTGCGGGCGACCACTCGGGACACGGCCGCCCGCCGGCGACGCCCGAGGACGCCGCGGAGGGGCACGGCGAGAACGGGCATCCGCACGAGGATAGCGAACACTCACACGGCGACGACGAGAGTGACGACCACCCCGATGGCGACGAAACGGACGAGCATCCGAGCACGGGCGGCGGTCGGCCGGCGACGACCGATTCCTGGAGCGAGGCGATCGCCGAGATCGACGACGTGACCGCCCGACTCGCCACTGCCGGCCTCCACGAGGGCGAGGACTACACGGGAGAGGCGTACGCGCTCGTCTTCGAGACCGACCGCGACGCCGCCGACCTGGCTGACGAGGTCGAGGGGCTGGCCTCGAACTTCGATCACTACGACACCCACGTCACGACGGCGGTCCGCGCCAGCGGCGGCCACACCTATCTGGTGAGCCTCTGGGCGACCGAGGACGCCGCGCAGACTGCCTCGGGATTTCTGACTGATCTCGACGGCATCGACACCGGCGCGCGCGGCTGGGCGGGCGAGCCACGGGGCGAGACGGGCGACGGCGCGAGCGGGCCTGCCGGGACGGACGAGGACACCGACATCCGGTCGCAACTGGCCAACCAGGGGATCTACGCCGGTCAGCCCCACGGCGAGGACGTCTACGCGCTCGTCGTCTACTCCGAGGCGGACCTCGACCGTCTGCGCTCGGCCGTCGAGGATCTGCGCGCGTCCTTCGATGGCGACGATCACGTCAAGACGGCCGTTTACGACGACCCCGACGACGAGGTCGCGGCCGTCGTCAGCCTCTGGGCGGACGAAGCCGCCGCACAGCACGCGAGCGGGGACCTCGAGTCGGTCCCCGGCGTCGTCCGAAAGGCGGGCGAAGGAGAGGGGTTCGGCACGATGGGGATGTTCTACACGGTCAAACCCGACTATCGCGAGGCGTTCGTCGAGACCTTCGGGACCGTCGGCGAGCAACTCGCGACGATGGACGGCCACCGCGAGACCGCGCTGCTGGTCAACGACGACGACGAGAACGACATGTTCATCGCTTCCCGGTGGGACGACCGCGAGGACGCGATGGCCTTCTTCCGGTCGGATGACTTCCGAGAGACCGTCCAGTGGGGCCGCGAGATCCTGGCTGACACGCCGCGACACGTCTTTCTGGCCTGA
- the sufU gene encoding Fe-S cluster assembly sulfur transfer protein SufU — MGIGGSDMYRQQILDHYKNPRNYGEIEDATFTHVGENPMCGDTIEMDVVLDDDEDTIEAVAFRGDGCAISQASASMLSERLPGTSIEELREMDRDDIIDMLGVEISPMRVKCAVLAEKVAQDGAEIYLGEKDLDKTRTESDDPDVPE, encoded by the coding sequence ATGGGTATCGGCGGCTCGGACATGTACCGACAGCAGATCCTCGATCACTACAAGAATCCCCGCAACTACGGGGAGATCGAGGATGCGACGTTCACGCACGTCGGTGAGAACCCGATGTGCGGTGACACCATCGAGATGGACGTGGTCCTCGACGACGACGAAGACACCATCGAGGCAGTCGCGTTCCGCGGGGACGGCTGTGCGATCTCGCAGGCTTCGGCCTCGATGCTCAGCGAGCGACTGCCGGGCACCTCGATCGAGGAACTGCGGGAGATGGACCGCGACGACATCATCGACATGCTCGGCGTCGAGATCTCGCCGATGCGGGTGAAATGCGCCGTCCTGGCCGAAAAAGTCGCCCAGGACGGGGCGGAGATCTACCTCGGCGAGAAAGACCTCGACAAGACGCGGACCGAAAGTGACGATCCGGACGTGCCCGAGTAG
- a CDS encoding multicopper oxidase family protein has protein sequence MTRSSTTRRRFLAALGAAGLGGLTGCTGIGALSNDSDVPTATPRSPPSGPADTAATVRPAPAQAASGLSPDTWIYNEGFPGPQLRVPEGDVLEVELANGLPRETTVHWHGVPVANPMDGVPGVTQQPAGPGESFTYRFRAEPAGTYFFHSHVGLQLDRGLLAPLIVEESDPHVEYDREYTVVLDDYLDGAPQPLYEGTDSGGRGPGMGGGGPGMGGMMGDRRPPYAALLANGRPPNDPQRLDVREGQRVRVRFINASSATYFRVRLGGHPMTVTHADGRPVDPVAVDSFRFGAGERYDVVVDATNPGTWELLATALNGRESPARALLSYDGGTSAPVSPSATGRELSYGDLVARTPIDGLDGSPDRTFNLTLSAGQSGWLIDGQAYPDADPLQIKEGEHVRVTMRNRSPVVHPMHLHGHFFQVGNAVKDTVVVPGHMGTVTFDFLADNPGNWLFHCHNLYHLESGMARLIQYIE, from the coding sequence ATGACTCGGTCATCGACGACGCGGCGACGGTTCCTGGCTGCGCTAGGCGCGGCCGGCCTCGGGGGGCTCACGGGCTGTACGGGAATCGGAGCGCTGTCGAACGACAGCGACGTCCCGACTGCGACACCGCGCTCGCCGCCATCGGGACCGGCAGACACCGCTGCGACGGTCCGGCCAGCCCCGGCACAGGCGGCCAGCGGCCTGTCTCCGGACACCTGGATATACAACGAGGGGTTTCCCGGGCCCCAGCTTCGGGTTCCCGAGGGCGACGTGTTGGAGGTCGAGCTGGCGAACGGTCTGCCCCGAGAGACGACAGTCCACTGGCACGGCGTGCCCGTGGCGAACCCGATGGACGGCGTCCCGGGCGTCACCCAGCAGCCGGCCGGGCCCGGCGAGTCGTTCACCTACCGGTTCCGTGCCGAACCGGCCGGGACGTACTTCTTCCACAGCCACGTCGGACTCCAGCTTGACCGGGGACTACTTGCACCGCTAATCGTCGAAGAATCCGACCCACACGTCGAGTACGACCGGGAGTACACGGTGGTACTCGACGACTACCTCGACGGAGCGCCCCAGCCACTCTACGAGGGGACCGACAGCGGCGGGCGCGGTCCAGGTATGGGAGGTGGCGGCCCCGGTATGGGCGGGATGATGGGAGACAGGCGACCGCCGTACGCCGCGCTACTCGCCAACGGTCGCCCGCCGAACGACCCCCAGCGGCTCGACGTTCGAGAGGGTCAGCGCGTCCGCGTTCGGTTCATCAACGCGAGCAGCGCGACGTACTTCCGTGTGCGACTGGGCGGCCACCCGATGACGGTCACGCACGCCGACGGCCGGCCGGTCGACCCGGTCGCTGTCGACTCGTTCCGTTTCGGAGCGGGCGAGCGCTACGACGTGGTCGTGGACGCGACCAACCCCGGAACGTGGGAGCTGCTGGCGACGGCTCTCAACGGGCGTGAGTCGCCTGCCAGAGCGCTCCTGTCGTACGACGGGGGCACCTCCGCGCCGGTCTCGCCGTCCGCCACGGGACGGGAACTCTCATACGGCGATCTGGTCGCACGCACGCCGATCGACGGGCTCGATGGCAGCCCGGACCGGACGTTCAACCTGACGCTCTCGGCTGGCCAGTCCGGGTGGCTGATCGACGGGCAGGCGTACCCGGACGCCGACCCCCTCCAGATCAAAGAGGGCGAACACGTCAGGGTCACGATGCGGAATCGAAGCCCGGTCGTCCACCCGATGCACCTCCACGGCCACTTCTTCCAAGTCGGCAACGCAGTCAAGGACACCGTCGTCGTTCCCGGCCACATGGGGACAGTGACGTTCGACTTCCTCGCCGACAACCCCGGCAACTGGCTGTTCCACTGTCACAACCTCTATCACCTCGAATCCGGGATGGCCCGTCTCATCCAGTATATCGAGTGA